TCTCTCCGTCTTTAATCTGCTTGTTCTCCTCTCGACTATTGCGCTGTTTGGGCACGGGAACTAGGGTGGCATCCATGATTTGACCGCCTGCGGCTTGATAACCGTAGCTCCTGAGATAGCGATCAAACTGCTCGAAAGGGTTCGATTAACTGCTGCGATGTCAATTGCTGACGACATAACCACAGGGTTGTGGCATCGGGAAGGCGCTCTTCAATCCCTAGATGGAGAAAGCGCATGAACGATAGGCAGTCGTTGATTTGGTACTCTATGGATTCGTCGCTGATGTTGTACAACTGCTGCAATATCAGAATCTTGAACAGGAGTAAGGCATCGGTGGGTTTGCCTCCGGCGTTGCTTTTGCGAGGTTTGTGATGAATTTGCTCTAGGATGGGGCGAAACTCTTGCCAGGGAACGATCTCGTCTAGACGAATTAGGATGTCTTGTTTCTAGGCTAGGATTTCGTAACGCTGTTCTAGATCCCAAAGGCTTTGTTGTCCCATAGCTGTGAATGGATAGCTGGTCTACTCCTCAATGATCTCATTGTTTTCTTGATGTGAGACAGGCTTGATTGGATTTTTCGAGGTGCCCTAAACTATCCCCATGCTATGCCTAAACAGTCAACTACTCTAATTGATGACACGCCCTAGAGATTACCGTCCTACCAGTCGATAGACTGCTTTCACAGTGGCGATCGTTACTATAGCTAGGTGTCGCTACAGTCTAGTGAGGCTCCTGGTTTACTGCTGAAGTCTGGCACCAGCCGGTTCTCTAGGACTGATTCGTCAATCCAGACGTGAGGCTTCCCTGTTGTTGCAATTCAGCGTTATCCTCAGACCAGTTGCGGATGCGATAGGGAGTGTTCAAGGTACATGTTGGTGTGATAGCTGAAATTTACCATGCTGCTCTTGCCCGCAACCCCTCTTTTGTACAACAACGCTATGAGAAGTTAAAAATTGGCAGGATAAATGCCATAACAATACCTCCAATCACAATGCCTTCAATGATCTTCAAAACTAAGCTAGAGTGTTCAAGTTTGATTCCCTGAAGCCAAGAGCGCGGAGTATCATCGTTACGCATTTTCCAATTAAACATCGATACTAGCAGTGGAATTCCACCGACTTTGGCCCCGACCAGCAGGTGTAATCCAAGGCTGGT
Above is a genomic segment from Cyanobacteriota bacterium containing:
- a CDS encoding transposase, which translates into the protein MYNISDESIEYQINDCLSFMRFLHLGIEERLPDATTLWLCRQQLTSQQLIEPFRAV
- a CDS encoding cytochrome b/b6 domain-containing protein codes for the protein TSLGLHLLVGAKVGGIPLLVSMFNWKMRNDDTPRSWLQGIKLEHSSLVLKIIEGIVIGGIVMAFILPIFNFS